A single genomic interval of Tsukamurella paurometabola harbors:
- a CDS encoding alpha/beta hydrolase, with the protein MSKTVLEPAAQAFSDATANPPYLFDLGPVEGRRTVDEVQSGEGVALPEVDEEWITVPGGPTGEVRTRIVRPKGATGVLPVILYVHGAGWVFGNAHTHDRLVREFAVGTGAAVVFPEYDLSPEARYPVAIEQNYAVAQWVVNSGAEKNLDGTRIAVSGDSVGGDMAAVLALQAKTRGDVSLAAQVLLYPVVDADFDTGSYHEFAEGYFLRRDAMQWFWDQYTTDEAQRAEIFASPLNASLDELAGLPPATVITAEADVLRDGGEAYAARLRAAGNQVTAVRVGGVIHDFMMLNALRETQGAQAGFDLAIAAFRRALGV; encoded by the coding sequence ATGAGCAAGACAGTCCTCGAGCCCGCCGCCCAGGCCTTCTCCGACGCCACCGCCAACCCGCCCTACCTGTTCGACCTCGGTCCCGTCGAGGGCCGCCGGACCGTCGACGAGGTGCAGTCCGGCGAGGGCGTCGCCCTCCCCGAGGTCGACGAGGAGTGGATCACCGTGCCCGGCGGCCCCACCGGCGAGGTCCGCACCCGCATCGTCCGCCCCAAGGGCGCCACCGGCGTCCTTCCCGTGATCCTCTACGTCCACGGCGCGGGCTGGGTCTTCGGCAACGCCCACACCCACGACCGCCTGGTCCGCGAGTTCGCGGTCGGCACCGGCGCGGCCGTGGTCTTCCCGGAGTACGACCTCTCCCCCGAGGCGCGGTACCCGGTCGCCATCGAGCAGAACTACGCCGTGGCGCAGTGGGTCGTGAACTCGGGTGCGGAGAAGAACCTCGACGGCACCCGCATCGCCGTCTCCGGCGACTCCGTCGGCGGCGACATGGCGGCCGTCCTCGCCCTGCAGGCCAAGACCCGCGGTGACGTGTCGCTGGCCGCACAGGTCCTGCTGTACCCCGTGGTCGACGCCGACTTCGACACCGGCTCCTACCACGAGTTCGCCGAGGGCTACTTCCTGCGCCGCGACGCCATGCAGTGGTTCTGGGACCAGTACACGACCGACGAGGCGCAGCGCGCCGAGATCTTCGCCTCGCCGCTGAACGCGTCGCTGGACGAGCTCGCCGGGCTGCCGCCCGCCACCGTCATCACCGCGGAGGCCGATGTGCTGCGCGACGGCGGCGAGGCCTACGCCGCCAGGCTCCGCGCGGCCGGCAACCAGGTGACCGCCGTGCGCGTCGGCGGTGTCATCCACGACTTCATGATGCTCAACGCGCTGCGCGAGACCCAGGGCGCGCAGGCCGGTTTCGACCTCGCCATCGCCGCGTTCCGCCGCGCGCTCGGCGTCTGA
- a CDS encoding TetR/AcrR family transcriptional regulator: MDADQQRVAVLEAAEKLFYGKGIQAVGMDEIRAAAGVSLKAIYRLFPSKDALVAEVLAIRDRRWTDGLHKYVDRARGPEERVLAVFDWLDEMFAENDFRGCSFINSYGELGATSPTVAEAAQHNKSCYQDELSALVADAGLPERVAVQIGLLTEGALATAAILGPEGVVDGARQAARVLMGAQQEATPAP, translated from the coding sequence ATGGATGCGGACCAGCAGCGCGTCGCTGTGCTGGAGGCGGCGGAGAAGTTGTTCTACGGCAAGGGGATCCAAGCCGTCGGCATGGACGAGATCCGCGCCGCCGCGGGCGTCTCCCTCAAGGCGATCTACAGGCTCTTCCCGTCGAAGGACGCGCTCGTCGCCGAGGTGCTCGCCATCCGCGACCGTCGTTGGACCGACGGGCTGCACAAGTACGTCGACCGGGCGAGGGGGCCGGAGGAGCGGGTCCTCGCGGTCTTCGACTGGCTCGACGAGATGTTCGCCGAGAACGACTTCCGCGGCTGTTCGTTCATCAACAGCTACGGCGAGCTCGGCGCCACCTCGCCGACCGTCGCCGAGGCCGCGCAGCACAACAAGTCCTGCTACCAGGACGAGCTGTCGGCGCTGGTCGCCGACGCCGGGCTACCCGAGCGCGTCGCGGTGCAGATCGGCCTGCTGACGGAGGGGGCGCTCGCCACCGCCGCGATCCTCGGACCGGAGGGTGTGGTCGACGGCGCGCGGCAGGCCGCCCGGGTCCTGATGGGCGCGCAGCAGGAGGCTACGCCGGCGCCGTGA
- the map gene encoding type I methionyl aminopeptidase: MMELKTPAEIAKMRTTGIFIAELLEELTTMAEPGMNLMELEYRARTMIEDRGAVSCYWDYAPSFGSGPFRNVTCLSVNDACLHGLPHDYVFQDGDLLTVDIAVSIDGWVADAARSVSVGTARAEDTRLIECTRVALDAAIEEMRPGNRLGTVSSVIGETAKRYGYPVNTQFGGHGLGRTMHEDPHVPNTGKARKGMLLRTGTTLALEPWFCATTDQITFDPDGWTLRSADGSRAAHSEHTVAVTEDGPVILTAPA; the protein is encoded by the coding sequence ATGATGGAGCTCAAGACACCCGCCGAGATCGCGAAGATGCGCACCACCGGCATCTTCATCGCCGAGCTCCTCGAGGAACTCACCACGATGGCCGAGCCCGGGATGAACCTCATGGAGCTCGAGTACCGCGCGCGCACGATGATCGAGGACCGGGGCGCGGTGTCGTGCTACTGGGACTACGCTCCGTCGTTCGGCAGCGGCCCGTTCCGCAACGTCACCTGCCTCTCGGTCAACGACGCGTGTCTCCACGGCCTGCCGCACGACTACGTCTTCCAGGACGGCGACCTGCTCACCGTCGACATCGCGGTGTCGATCGACGGCTGGGTCGCGGACGCCGCCCGGAGCGTGAGCGTGGGCACCGCGCGCGCGGAGGACACGCGCCTCATCGAGTGCACGCGCGTCGCACTCGACGCCGCGATCGAGGAGATGCGGCCCGGGAACAGGCTCGGCACCGTCTCGTCGGTGATCGGGGAGACCGCCAAGCGGTACGGGTACCCGGTGAACACGCAGTTCGGCGGGCACGGACTGGGCCGGACCATGCACGAGGATCCGCACGTGCCGAACACCGGCAAGGCACGCAAGGGCATGCTGTTGCGGACCGGGACGACCCTGGCGCTCGAACCGTGGTTCTGCGCCACGACCGATCAGATCACGTTCGATCCGGACGGGTGGACGCTGCGCTCGGCCGACGGTTCCCGCGCCGCGCACAGCGAGCACACCGTCGCCGTCACGGAGGACGGCCCCGTGATCCTCACGGCGCCGGCGTAG
- a CDS encoding helix-turn-helix domain-containing protein, with protein sequence MVRQPLTPEQIAAGRRLGARLRAARGDRRPDEVARAAGISPETLRKIETGRMATPAFGTVVALAAVLGEPLDALAAEYLDAVPLRPTG encoded by the coding sequence ATGGTCCGGCAGCCCCTCACCCCCGAACAGATCGCCGCGGGGCGGCGTCTGGGGGCGCGGCTGCGCGCGGCCCGGGGCGATCGCAGGCCCGACGAGGTCGCCCGCGCGGCCGGGATCTCGCCGGAGACGCTGCGCAAGATCGAGACCGGCCGGATGGCGACCCCCGCGTTCGGCACCGTCGTCGCGCTGGCGGCCGTCCTGGGTGAGCCCCTGGACGCCCTGGCGGCGGAGTACCTCGACGCGGTGCCGCTGCGGCCCACCGGCTGA
- a CDS encoding acyl-CoA thioesterase — MPITDRRITLRFLAAPTDVATLGGGVRGGRILEWIDKAAYACAAAWSGGYSVTAYVGNIGFGRDIASGDVVEVRATLVYTGRTSMHIRCEVASADPRVGTFTVASTCLLVFVAVDESGRPTPVRQWEPVLAEDVRAAEEAEARADVRRRIAAAMGGADYTLPSEAERRTTRFLAAPTDINWGGKAHGGRVMGWMDDAAYLCAAGWSGGEAVTVYVGGVRFYRPVQIGQVIEVSARLLHTGRQTMHVSVHLATCWPHEREPQPAAHALHVLAALDAGGDATAVRPWTPRLPGDVALDAHARELIAIRGRRTASAATRMVAI, encoded by the coding sequence ATGCCCATCACCGATCGCCGGATCACGCTTCGGTTCCTCGCCGCGCCCACCGACGTCGCCACGCTCGGCGGCGGCGTCCGCGGCGGGCGCATCCTGGAGTGGATCGACAAGGCCGCTTACGCCTGCGCCGCGGCGTGGTCGGGCGGCTACTCGGTGACCGCCTACGTCGGCAACATCGGGTTCGGCCGCGACATCGCCTCGGGCGACGTGGTCGAGGTGCGGGCCACGCTCGTCTACACGGGGCGCACGAGCATGCACATCCGCTGCGAGGTGGCCTCCGCCGATCCGCGGGTGGGCACGTTCACCGTCGCCAGCACGTGTCTGCTGGTCTTCGTCGCGGTCGACGAATCGGGCCGGCCGACCCCGGTGCGACAGTGGGAGCCGGTCCTCGCCGAGGACGTGCGCGCCGCGGAGGAGGCGGAGGCCCGGGCCGACGTGCGGCGGCGGATCGCGGCCGCGATGGGCGGAGCGGACTACACCCTGCCCTCCGAGGCGGAGCGGCGCACCACGCGCTTCCTCGCGGCCCCCACCGACATCAACTGGGGCGGGAAGGCGCACGGCGGCCGGGTGATGGGCTGGATGGACGACGCGGCCTACCTGTGCGCGGCGGGATGGAGCGGCGGCGAGGCCGTCACGGTGTACGTGGGCGGCGTGCGCTTCTACCGCCCGGTGCAGATCGGGCAGGTCATCGAGGTCTCGGCACGCCTGCTGCACACGGGCCGGCAGACGATGCACGTCTCCGTCCACCTGGCGACCTGCTGGCCGCACGAGCGCGAGCCGCAGCCGGCGGCGCACGCCCTGCACGTGCTGGCGGCGCTCGACGCCGGCGGCGACGCCACGGCGGTGCGGCCGTGGACACCGCGCCTGCCCGGCGACGTGGCGCTCGATGCGCACGCCCGCGAGCTCATCGCGATCCGCGGTCGGCGGACCGCGTCGGCCGCGACCCGGATGGTGGCGATCTGA
- a CDS encoding PQQ-binding-like beta-propeller repeat protein: MRVGRRALTLGATVAAAAVLVSCTPDDTWVYADDSAAWPGMYGDSRNSSYAEKDAASSLVPAWNRDLVGPNTVQPAISNRGIVSVTARTETGCSTFNLELTVGRKTYCRRDAAGADLQAPVVDQFDYTYLGIPGWLYSFNADNQVRWRYPTAGAPLWIKLAGDNTVLGVTHLGQMVLVDTHDGVAAGAAIGLFPQVSADANGAGLEDCATNGPGCPVSGPPAVDTGAERAFVVVGAKGGPSKVMAVDYDKNGGDRHDLRYAWERADLPDGAIGSPALSADRSTLYVNLRNQKLAALDARTGATKWTHDLGYQSTQPPSVAPDGTIIPAAPGLHRAPFVALKDEGSSVREVFKRTDAAMVSPATQIRGGVGYAVIRSWAAVQSQLIEFRTDTGTTLRTFDLPDSVKSASGVSIGPDGELVTVGNDGTVFAFTSGRRTGDSVAKN; this comes from the coding sequence ATGCGGGTGGGTAGGCGCGCGCTCACACTGGGCGCGACGGTGGCCGCCGCCGCGGTGCTCGTCTCATGCACGCCCGACGACACCTGGGTGTACGCCGACGACTCCGCCGCCTGGCCCGGTATGTACGGCGATTCGCGCAACAGCTCGTACGCCGAGAAGGACGCCGCGTCCTCGCTGGTGCCCGCGTGGAACCGCGATCTCGTCGGCCCCAACACCGTGCAGCCGGCGATCTCCAACCGCGGCATCGTGTCGGTGACCGCCCGCACCGAGACCGGCTGCAGCACGTTCAACCTCGAGCTCACGGTGGGCCGGAAGACCTACTGCCGCCGCGACGCCGCGGGCGCGGATCTGCAGGCCCCCGTCGTGGACCAGTTCGACTACACGTACCTCGGGATCCCGGGCTGGCTCTACAGCTTCAACGCGGACAACCAGGTGCGCTGGCGCTACCCCACGGCGGGCGCGCCGCTGTGGATCAAGCTCGCCGGCGACAACACGGTGCTCGGCGTGACGCACCTCGGCCAGATGGTGCTCGTCGACACGCACGACGGGGTCGCCGCGGGTGCCGCGATCGGACTGTTCCCCCAGGTGTCGGCCGACGCGAACGGCGCGGGCCTCGAGGACTGCGCGACCAACGGACCGGGCTGCCCGGTGTCGGGGCCGCCGGCCGTCGACACGGGCGCCGAACGCGCCTTCGTCGTGGTCGGGGCCAAGGGCGGCCCGTCGAAGGTGATGGCGGTCGACTACGACAAGAACGGCGGCGACCGGCACGACCTGCGGTACGCCTGGGAGCGCGCGGACCTGCCCGACGGGGCCATCGGGTCGCCGGCGCTGTCGGCCGACCGCTCGACCCTGTACGTGAACCTGCGCAATCAGAAGCTGGCCGCGCTCGACGCCCGGACCGGCGCCACCAAGTGGACCCACGACCTCGGGTACCAGAGCACGCAGCCCCCGTCGGTCGCGCCCGACGGCACGATCATCCCCGCCGCCCCCGGGCTGCACCGCGCCCCGTTCGTCGCCCTCAAGGACGAGGGCTCGAGCGTGCGCGAGGTGTTCAAACGCACCGACGCGGCCATGGTCTCCCCCGCGACGCAGATCCGCGGCGGTGTCGGCTACGCGGTGATCCGGTCGTGGGCGGCCGTGCAGTCGCAGCTCATCGAGTTCCGCACCGATACCGGCACCACGCTGCGCACGTTCGACCTGCCGGACTCGGTGAAGTCCGCCTCGGGCGTCTCCATCGGGCCCGACGGTGAGCTGGTGACCGTCGGGAACGACGGGACGGTCTTCGCCTTCACATCCGGGCGCCGCACCGGCGACAGCGTCGCCAAGAACTGA
- a CDS encoding acyltransferase, producing MTSMWNAPYRSRWRHARQADQQARFLTPASLRWVLKNKAYTPWYLVRYFRLLKFRLANPHIVLKGMVFLGKNVEIHATPGLGRMEIGRWVHIGDSNKIRCHEGSLRIGDKSVFGRDNVVNCYLDIEFGPASLVADWCYICDFDHKMDDIHVPIKDQGIVKGPVRIGGDTWVGTKVTVTRNTLIGHGSVLGAHAVVRGEIPPYSIAVGSPAKVVKNRKEMWDANVAERAELERALADIERKKAEARGLPQAD from the coding sequence ATGACGAGCATGTGGAACGCCCCGTACCGATCGCGGTGGCGGCACGCGCGGCAGGCCGACCAGCAGGCGCGATTCCTGACGCCCGCGTCGCTGCGCTGGGTCCTCAAGAACAAGGCGTACACCCCCTGGTACCTGGTGCGGTACTTCCGCCTCCTGAAGTTCCGCCTGGCGAACCCGCACATCGTGCTCAAGGGAATGGTCTTCCTCGGCAAGAACGTCGAGATCCACGCGACGCCCGGCCTCGGGCGCATGGAGATCGGCCGCTGGGTCCACATCGGCGACTCGAACAAGATCCGTTGCCACGAGGGCTCGCTGCGCATCGGCGACAAGTCGGTCTTCGGTCGCGACAACGTGGTCAACTGCTACCTCGACATCGAGTTCGGCCCCGCGTCGCTCGTCGCCGACTGGTGCTACATCTGCGACTTCGACCACAAGATGGACGACATCCACGTCCCCATCAAGGACCAGGGCATCGTCAAGGGCCCCGTCCGCATCGGCGGCGACACCTGGGTCGGCACCAAGGTGACGGTCACCCGCAACACCCTCATCGGCCACGGCAGCGTCCTCGGTGCGCACGCCGTGGTGCGCGGCGAGATCCCGCCGTACTCGATCGCCGTCGGCTCGCCCGCGAAGGTCGTCAAGAACCGCAAGGAGATGTGGGACGCCAACGTCGCCGAGCGCGCCGAGCTCGAGCGCGCCCTGGCCGACATCGAGCGCAAGAAGGCCGAGGCGCGCGGCCTGCCGCAGGCGGACTGA
- a CDS encoding GNAT family N-acetyltransferase: protein MLIRNETPEDHAAVAEVHRSAFAPMTPPGRTEPLEVVLVEALRLSGAWIDELSFVAEDDAGTVIGHVCLTRAAVGTSPALAAGPLGVRSDLQGQGTGSALIVAALGAADALGEPLVALLGHKDYYPRFGFVPGAEVGVVPDVAEWAGDSFMVRTLGAYTPDLRGEFHYARPFYVL from the coding sequence GTGCTGATCCGGAACGAGACGCCGGAGGACCACGCCGCGGTCGCGGAGGTGCACCGGAGCGCGTTCGCGCCCATGACGCCGCCCGGGCGGACCGAGCCACTGGAGGTCGTGCTGGTCGAGGCGCTGCGCCTGAGCGGCGCATGGATCGACGAACTCTCCTTCGTCGCCGAGGACGACGCGGGCACCGTGATCGGCCATGTCTGCCTCACGCGCGCGGCGGTGGGCACGAGCCCGGCACTGGCGGCGGGCCCCCTCGGCGTCCGATCCGACCTGCAGGGGCAGGGCACGGGCTCCGCGCTCATCGTCGCCGCCCTCGGCGCGGCGGATGCGCTCGGGGAGCCCCTCGTGGCGCTGCTCGGGCACAAGGACTACTACCCGCGCTTCGGCTTCGTCCCCGGCGCCGAGGTCGGCGTCGTCCCGGACGTCGCGGAATGGGCCGGCGATTCCTTCATGGTGCGCACGCTCGGCGCGTACACGCCGGACCTGCGGGGCGAGTTCCACTACGCCCGGCCGTTCTACGTGCTGTAG
- a CDS encoding glycosyltransferase family 4 protein, which yields MRVLLVSWEYPPVVVGGLGRHVHHLALQLRDQGHDVVVVSRQPTGTDPRSHPTSDSVVDGIRVIMAAEDPLALDFGTDMMPWVLSMGHSMLRAGLRLAGYNPTAGEDALHGAGTVGRPWVPDVVHAHDWLAAHAAVGLAEAFDAPLVATIHATEAGRHSGWVSGPVNRQVHSTEWWLANEADAVITCSRSMSDEVNRLFGPGLAQLHTIANGIDATAWPYRDRSRAAARRGAPRLLYVGRLEYEKGVQDLIAALARVRRTHPGTTLTVAGDGTQAAWLRDVAREHRVLRAVEFTGALDHEELVAQLHSADALVIPSRYEPFGIVALEGAATGIPVIATTAGGLADFIRTGRTGLSVEPADVPGLTAAIRALLDDPVSSYAWAAAARAEVEELTWEAVARETAQVYLAAKRRPRTPLGRRVIDERPLPERDPTNPV from the coding sequence ATGCGCGTCCTGCTCGTCTCCTGGGAGTACCCGCCCGTCGTGGTCGGCGGTCTCGGCCGGCACGTGCACCACCTCGCGCTGCAGCTGCGCGACCAGGGCCACGACGTGGTCGTCGTCTCGCGCCAGCCCACGGGCACGGACCCGCGCAGCCACCCCACGTCGGACTCCGTGGTCGACGGGATCCGCGTCATCATGGCCGCGGAGGATCCCCTCGCCCTCGACTTCGGCACCGACATGATGCCGTGGGTGCTGTCCATGGGGCACTCCATGCTCCGCGCGGGCCTGCGGCTCGCGGGGTACAACCCCACTGCCGGGGAGGACGCGCTGCACGGCGCCGGCACCGTCGGCCGGCCCTGGGTGCCCGACGTGGTGCACGCCCACGACTGGCTCGCGGCGCACGCCGCCGTCGGGCTCGCCGAGGCCTTCGACGCGCCCCTCGTCGCGACCATCCACGCCACCGAGGCCGGCCGGCACAGCGGCTGGGTCTCCGGACCGGTGAACCGGCAGGTGCACTCCACCGAGTGGTGGCTCGCGAACGAGGCGGATGCGGTCATCACCTGCTCGCGGTCGATGTCCGACGAGGTGAACCGCCTGTTCGGGCCGGGCCTCGCGCAGCTGCACACGATCGCGAACGGCATCGACGCCACGGCCTGGCCGTACCGGGACCGGTCCCGCGCCGCGGCCCGTCGGGGCGCGCCCCGCCTGCTGTACGTCGGCCGGCTGGAGTACGAGAAGGGCGTGCAGGACCTCATCGCCGCCCTGGCCCGGGTGCGCCGCACACATCCCGGGACGACGCTGACCGTGGCCGGCGACGGCACGCAGGCCGCGTGGCTGCGCGACGTGGCGCGGGAGCACCGGGTGCTGCGGGCCGTCGAGTTCACGGGCGCCCTGGATCACGAGGAGCTCGTCGCGCAGCTGCACTCCGCCGACGCGCTCGTGATCCCGTCCCGGTACGAGCCGTTCGGCATCGTCGCGCTGGAGGGCGCCGCCACGGGCATCCCCGTCATCGCGACGACCGCCGGTGGCCTGGCGGACTTCATCCGGACCGGGCGGACGGGGCTGTCCGTCGAGCCCGCCGACGTACCCGGGCTGACCGCCGCGATCCGCGCGCTGCTCGACGACCCCGTGTCGTCGTACGCGTGGGCCGCCGCGGCGCGCGCCGAGGTCGAAGAGCTCACCTGGGAGGCCGTCGCCCGCGAGACCGCGCAGGTCTACCTCGCCGCAAAGCGCCGCCCGCGCACCCCGCTCGGGCGGCGTGTGATCGACGAGCGGCCGCTCCCCGAGCGCGACCCGACGAACCCCGTCTAG
- a CDS encoding glycoside hydrolase family 57 protein: protein MIAFVLHSHLPWLAHHGAWPVGEEWLYQSWAASYLPMAEMLDRLAAEGRTDQLTLGVTPVLAAQLDDPYCLEAMHHYLGNWQLRAHEAALSGRPAAAELGAREHRNAAHALDLFETRWRHGGTPVLRRLADAGTVELLDGPLAHPFQPLLHPRLRELSLREGLAYGTARLGSPARTGIWAPECAYKPGMETGYESAGVTHFMVDGPTLGGDTALARPVGESSVLAFGRDLPVSYRVWSPKSGYPGHAAYRDFYAHDHATGLKPSRVTGKNIAEADKAPYDPARADAAIDKHVADFVDTVVARVRSESARIGRDALVVAAFDTELFGHWWYEGPIWLERVLRALPEAGVRVGTLRSAAEAGYVGAAREIPASSWGSGKDWHVWDGPLVREFVELNEEITTTVLRVLDKRAGRTRDVVSDQVLQEALLCLQSDWPFMVSKDTAAAYARDRAYKHAHALREIAEAAERGDEARAIALARTWRLADDPFPGLDARRLPAPLGGF from the coding sequence ATGATCGCCTTCGTCCTGCACTCCCACCTGCCGTGGCTCGCCCACCACGGCGCGTGGCCCGTCGGCGAGGAGTGGCTCTACCAGTCGTGGGCCGCCTCCTACCTGCCGATGGCGGAGATGCTCGACCGGCTCGCGGCCGAGGGCCGCACCGACCAGCTCACCCTGGGCGTGACCCCCGTCCTCGCCGCGCAGCTCGACGACCCGTACTGCCTCGAGGCCATGCACCACTACCTCGGCAACTGGCAGCTGCGCGCCCACGAGGCCGCGCTGTCGGGCCGCCCCGCGGCGGCCGAGCTCGGGGCGCGCGAGCACCGCAACGCCGCGCACGCGCTCGACCTGTTCGAGACGCGCTGGCGGCACGGCGGCACGCCCGTACTGCGCCGGCTCGCCGACGCCGGCACCGTCGAACTGCTCGACGGGCCGCTGGCGCACCCCTTCCAGCCCCTGCTCCACCCCCGCCTGCGCGAGCTCTCGCTGCGCGAGGGCCTCGCGTACGGCACGGCCCGACTGGGTTCCCCCGCCCGGACCGGGATCTGGGCGCCCGAGTGCGCCTACAAACCCGGCATGGAGACGGGATACGAGTCCGCCGGGGTCACGCACTTCATGGTCGACGGCCCCACTCTCGGGGGCGACACCGCGCTGGCCCGCCCTGTCGGCGAGTCCTCCGTCCTCGCGTTCGGCCGGGACCTCCCGGTGAGCTACCGCGTGTGGTCGCCCAAGTCCGGCTACCCCGGCCATGCCGCGTACCGCGACTTCTACGCCCACGACCACGCCACGGGCCTCAAGCCCAGCCGGGTCACGGGCAAGAACATCGCCGAGGCCGACAAGGCGCCCTACGACCCCGCGCGTGCCGACGCCGCGATCGACAAGCACGTGGCCGACTTCGTCGACACCGTCGTCGCGCGCGTGCGGTCCGAGAGCGCGCGGATCGGGCGCGACGCCCTCGTCGTCGCGGCCTTCGACACCGAGCTCTTCGGCCACTGGTGGTACGAGGGCCCGATCTGGCTCGAGCGCGTCCTGCGGGCCCTGCCCGAGGCCGGCGTCCGGGTCGGCACCCTGCGCTCGGCCGCCGAGGCCGGGTACGTGGGTGCGGCCCGCGAGATCCCCGCCAGCTCGTGGGGCTCGGGCAAGGACTGGCACGTCTGGGACGGCCCGCTCGTGCGCGAGTTCGTCGAGCTCAACGAGGAGATCACCACGACGGTGCTGCGGGTGCTCGACAAGCGCGCCGGGCGCACCCGCGACGTGGTGAGCGATCAGGTGCTGCAGGAGGCGCTGCTGTGCCTGCAGTCCGACTGGCCGTTCATGGTCTCCAAGGACACCGCCGCGGCGTACGCCCGCGATCGCGCCTACAAGCACGCGCACGCCCTGCGGGAGATCGCCGAGGCCGCCGAGCGGGGCGACGAGGCCCGCGCGATCGCACTGGCCCGCACGTGGCGGCTCGCCGACGATCCGTTCCCCGGTCTCGACGCCCGGCGCCTCCCGGCGCCGCTGGGAGGGTTCTGA
- a CDS encoding class I SAM-dependent methyltransferase, giving the protein MCDPLPLTGERTVPGIPEENYWFRRHEIAYLAIVDRYAGKSVFEAGSGEGYGAAMLAAGGATVTALDYDESAVAHVRAAYPAVTMLHGNLAELPLEDDSVDAVVNFQVIEHLWDQPQFLREVARILRPGGELAISTPNRVTFSPGRDTPLNPFHTRELNSAELVELLEQAGLEVTEKLGVYHGARLAELDRRHGGSFIDAQIERSLAGEPWPAELSNDVAAVAAQDFDVRADAPDSLDLFFYARKP; this is encoded by the coding sequence ATGTGTGACCCGCTGCCCCTGACCGGCGAGCGAACCGTTCCCGGCATCCCCGAGGAGAACTACTGGTTCCGCCGGCACGAGATCGCCTACCTCGCGATCGTCGACCGCTACGCCGGGAAGTCGGTCTTCGAGGCCGGCAGCGGCGAGGGCTACGGCGCCGCCATGCTCGCGGCCGGCGGCGCGACGGTGACCGCCCTCGACTACGACGAATCGGCCGTCGCGCACGTGCGGGCCGCGTACCCCGCGGTGACGATGCTGCACGGCAACCTCGCGGAGCTCCCGCTCGAGGACGACTCCGTGGACGCCGTCGTGAACTTCCAGGTGATCGAGCACCTGTGGGACCAGCCGCAGTTCCTCCGCGAGGTGGCCCGCATCCTGCGCCCCGGCGGCGAGCTCGCCATCTCCACCCCGAACCGCGTCACCTTCTCCCCCGGCCGCGACACCCCGCTCAACCCGTTCCACACCCGCGAGCTCAACTCGGCCGAACTCGTCGAGCTGCTCGAGCAGGCCGGGCTGGAGGTCACGGAGAAGCTCGGCGTCTACCACGGGGCCCGCCTCGCCGAGCTGGACCGCCGCCACGGCGGCAGCTTCATCGACGCGCAGATCGAGCGGTCGCTGGCCGGCGAACCCTGGCCCGCGGAGCTGTCGAACGACGTCGCCGCCGTCGCCGCCCAGGACTTCGACGTGCGCGCCGACGCCCCGGACAGCCTCGACCTGTTCTTCTACGCGAGGAAGCCGTGA
- a CDS encoding electron transfer flavoprotein subunit beta/FixA family protein — MTNVVVLIKQAPDPGSERKLSDDFTVDRSIDPWLEEINERAVEAALQIKEAHGGEVTVLTVGPASATDAIRKALSMGADKAVHVQDDAMHGSDAIQTSWVLARALGTIEGVELVIAGNEATDGRVGAVPAILAEYLGLPQLTHMRTLTVDGDSLKGERETDEGVFELEASLPAIVSVNEKINEPRFPSFKGIMAAKKKEITVLSLAEIGVELDEVGGANAGTTVTAVTPKPPKEAGEKVVDEGDGGTKVAQFLIGQKII, encoded by the coding sequence ATGACGAACGTAGTCGTACTGATCAAGCAGGCTCCCGATCCCGGGTCCGAGCGCAAGCTGTCCGATGACTTCACGGTCGACCGGTCGATCGACCCGTGGCTCGAGGAGATCAACGAGCGCGCCGTCGAGGCCGCGCTCCAGATCAAGGAGGCCCACGGCGGCGAGGTCACCGTGCTGACCGTCGGCCCCGCGAGCGCCACCGATGCGATCCGCAAGGCGCTGTCGATGGGCGCCGACAAGGCCGTCCACGTCCAGGACGACGCGATGCACGGCTCGGACGCGATCCAGACCTCCTGGGTGCTCGCCCGTGCGCTGGGCACCATCGAGGGTGTCGAGCTGGTCATCGCCGGTAACGAGGCCACCGACGGCCGCGTCGGCGCCGTCCCGGCCATCCTGGCCGAGTACCTGGGCCTGCCGCAGCTGACGCACATGCGCACGCTCACCGTCGACGGCGACTCGCTCAAGGGCGAGCGCGAGACCGACGAGGGCGTCTTCGAGCTCGAGGCCTCCCTCCCGGCCATCGTCTCGGTCAACGAGAAGATCAACGAGCCGCGTTTCCCCTCCTTCAAGGGCATCATGGCCGCGAAGAAGAAGGAGATCACCGTGCTCTCCCTCGCGGAGATCGGCGTGGAGCTCGACGAGGTCGGCGGCGCGAACGCCGGCACCACCGTCACGGCTGTCACCCCGAAGCCGCCCAAGGAGGCGGGCGAGAAGGTCGTGGACGAGGGCGACGGCGGCACCAAGGTGGCGCAGTTCCTCATCGGCCAGAAGATCATCTAG